A region of Culicoides brevitarsis isolate CSIRO-B50_1 chromosome 1, AGI_CSIRO_Cbre_v1, whole genome shotgun sequence DNA encodes the following proteins:
- the LOC134837901 gene encoding phospholipase B1, membrane-associated-like yields MRYRKFLRNGRKVYFNLVKGNSTNLLEQSRRKGKVQREFNEEIPFFCDINGAGRRSQNVPESVHKLTPGDIDVIGAIGDSLTAGVGALATTIPQLFLEFKGVSWATGGQSSWRQFLTLPNILKEFNPNLYGYSVGNGYSHEKLSKFNIGEFGGMSRDLPHMSQILIQRMKNDPKVNLNEHWKMINIHIGGNDFCIDICYHKDPYETAKLHEKHLLETLRTIRDALPRTMVNLIMPPDVFLITRTSGLPIECKLSHVTECPCLFGFYEVYVDRNFQIFKGVLQEWRNVQERISALEEFNSDDFTVNLHKFTTELNLPQNENGASDLSYMSSDCFHLSQKGNAAVATTLWNSLMDGHDEKKLTWNKEFEDFRCPSVEHPYLRTRSN; encoded by the exons ATGCGGTATCGAAAATTTCTGCGAAACGgcagaaaagtttattttaatctcGTCAAAGGAAATTCCACAAATTTGTTAGAACAAAGCAGGAGGAAAGGA aAAGTACAAAGGGAATTCAATGAAGAAATTCCATTTTTCTGTGATATAAATGGCGCTGGAAGACGAAGTCAAAACGTTCCAGAGTCAGTTCATAAATTAACTCCCGGCGATATTGACGTTATTggg gccaTTGGAGATTCCTTAACTGCTGGAGTTGGAGCTTTAGCAACTACCATTCCTCAATTGTTTCTCGAGTTCAAGGGCGTTTCATGGGCAACTGGAGGTCAAAGCTCATGGcgacaatttttaacattaccCAACATCCTCAAAGAGTTCAATCCCAACCTTTATGGATACTCCGTTGGCAATGGATACTCTCACGAAAAACTTTCCAAATTCAACATTGGAGAGTTTGGAGGAATGTCTCGAGATCTTCCGCATATGAGTCAGATACTCATTCAACGAATGAAAAATGATCCCAAAGTCAATTTAAATGAACATTGGAAGATGATCAACATTCACATCGGAGGCAATGACTTTTGCATCGACATTTGTTACCACAAAGATCCTTACGAAACTGCCAAACTTCACGAGAAACATTTGCTCGAAACTCTCAGAACTATTCGTGATGCCCTGCCACGAACGATGGTAAATCTAATCATGCCTCCTGATGTTTTTCTCATTACACGAACTTCCGGATTGCCAATTGAATGTAAGTTAAGTCACGTAACTGAATGCCCTTGTCTCTTCGGGTTTTACGAAGTTTATGTCGATCGAaacttccaaattttcaagggAGTTCTTCAGGAATGGCGTAACGTGCAAGAAAGAATTTCAGCTTTGGAAGAATTCAATTCAGATGACTTCACAGTTAACTTGCACAAATTCACGACGGAATTGAATTTGCCTCAAAACGAAAATGGAGCCTCAGATTTGTCGTATATGTCGAGTGATTGCTTCCATTTGAGCCAAAAAGGAAATGCTGCAGTAGCAACTACTTTATGGAATAGTTTGATGGATGGGCATGATGAGAAAAAACTCACGTGGAATAAGGAGTTTGAGGATTTTCGTTGTCCGAGTGTTGAACATCCGTATTTGAGAACGAGgagtaattga
- the LOC134837902 gene encoding apolipoprotein D-like has product MGHYRKVLLLLTTLLAVQNAAVCQRIISGKCPKRRVVSQFELDKYLGLWYEISRYEHLDYTPDCDCITLRYTKDDNGSIFVRNCCMIKGNTTEYCAQGIAMLSRPDENPIKGKLNVEFGTQVTEPNYSILATDYYNYALVYHCQKISRREAVESAWILARERRPVASVQAKINELIDNYLDPVYLYTQNPNECYS; this is encoded by the exons atgggGCATTATCGAAAAGTGCTTTTGCTACTAACGACGCTGCTCGCTGTACAAAACGCAGCGGTGTGTCAGCGAATAATTTCTGGAAAATGTCCCAAACGACGAGTCGTTTCTCAATTTGAGCTTGACAAA TATCTAGGTCTGTGGTATGAAATTTCTCGCTACGAGCATTTGGATTACACGCCAGATTGCGATTGCATCACATTACGTTACACAAAGGACGATAACGGGAGCATTTTTGTGCGGAATTGTTGCATGATAAAGGGAAATACGACGGAATATTGCGCTCAAGGTATCGCCATGTTGAGTCGACCTGACGAGAATCCCATCAAAGGAAAGTTGAATGTCGAATTTGGGAcac AGGTTACAGAACCAAATTACTCGATACTCGCGACGGATTATTACAACTACGCCCTCGTATATCACTGTCAAAAGATCAGTAGGCGTGAGGCTGTTGAATCGGCGTGGATTCTCGCACGAGAAAGACGCCCCGTTGCCAGTGTTCAGGCAAAGATCAACGAACTCATCGACAATTACTTGGATCCGGTTTACCTTTACACGCAAAATCCGAACGAATGTTACTCGTAG